The Nocardia arthritidis genome has a window encoding:
- a CDS encoding bifunctional glycosyltransferase family 2/GtrA family protein: MTEAATATHRAESTKPVITPVLDVVIPVYNEEVDLGVCVRRLHEYLRDGFPFPARITIADNASTDATLQVANLLADEFENVRVVHLDAKGRGRALRAVWEHSDAQVVAYMDVDLSTDLNALLPLVAPLITGHSDLATGTRLSSSSRVVRGPKREIISRCYNLLLKASLHARFSDAQCGFKAMRSEVARQLLPLVRDGEWFFDTELLVLAERAGLRIHEVPVDWIDDPDSRVDIVDTARKDLLGIGRLLRALYTGALPLDELRRAVGREPLVPGVPLGMVGQLVRFAIVGVLSTLAYLLLYLVLQPFTGAQAANFLALLTTAIANTAANRAFTFGVRGSANVVSHQFQGLLIFGFGLALTSGSLFALHHWAPAAEVHLELFVLVLANLLATLLRFVGLRWVFRNAGARRARIVEVNREGDR; this comes from the coding sequence ATGACCGAAGCCGCGACCGCCACGCACCGGGCGGAATCAACCAAACCGGTGATCACGCCCGTGCTCGACGTCGTGATCCCCGTCTACAACGAAGAAGTCGACCTCGGAGTTTGCGTTCGTCGGCTGCACGAGTACCTGCGGGACGGCTTCCCATTCCCGGCCAGGATCACCATCGCCGACAACGCGAGCACCGACGCCACCCTCCAGGTGGCGAACCTGCTGGCCGACGAATTCGAGAACGTGCGGGTGGTGCACCTGGACGCCAAAGGACGGGGCCGGGCGCTGCGCGCGGTGTGGGAACACTCCGACGCGCAGGTGGTCGCCTATATGGATGTCGATCTGTCAACGGATCTGAACGCGCTGCTGCCGCTGGTGGCTCCGCTCATCACCGGACATTCCGACCTGGCCACCGGCACCCGGCTCAGCTCCTCCTCCCGGGTGGTGCGCGGGCCGAAGCGCGAGATCATCTCCCGCTGCTACAACCTGCTGCTGAAGGCCTCACTGCACGCGCGTTTCTCGGATGCGCAGTGTGGTTTCAAGGCGATGCGCTCAGAGGTGGCCAGGCAGTTGCTGCCGCTGGTGCGCGACGGGGAATGGTTCTTCGACACCGAACTGCTGGTCCTGGCCGAGCGGGCCGGGTTGCGCATCCACGAGGTGCCGGTGGACTGGATCGACGATCCGGACAGCCGGGTCGATATCGTCGACACCGCGCGCAAGGATCTGCTCGGCATCGGCAGGCTGCTGCGCGCCCTCTACACCGGTGCGCTGCCGTTGGACGAGCTGCGCCGGGCGGTCGGGCGCGAACCGCTGGTGCCCGGCGTGCCGCTCGGGATGGTGGGCCAGCTCGTGCGCTTCGCCATCGTCGGCGTGCTGAGCACCCTCGCGTATCTGCTGCTTTACCTTGTGCTGCAACCATTTACCGGCGCACAGGCGGCGAACTTCCTAGCCCTGCTCACCACCGCCATCGCCAATACCGCGGCCAATCGGGCATTCACCTTCGGGGTGCGCGGCTCGGCCAATGTGGTGTCGCATCAGTTCCAGGGCCTGCTCATCTTCGGCTTCGGGCTCGCGCTCACCAGCGGCTCACTGTTCGCGCTGCATCACTGGGCGCCCGCGGCCGAGGTGCATCTGGAGCTCTTCGTGCTGGTGCTGGCCAATCTCCTTGCCACACTGCTGCGATTCGTGGGCCTGCGCTGGGTCTTCCGTAACGCGGGCGCCCGCCGTGCGCGGATCGTCGAGGTGAACCGCGAGGGTGACCGATGA
- a CDS encoding glycosyltransferase family 39 protein: protein MTAALAAPPTVSGPEPAPRRRITWELPALAALLLGTGIAYLINLSANGWANSFYSAAVQAGSVSWKAFFFGSSDAGNSITVDKPPASLWLMELSVRAFGLNSWSILVPEVLLGVATVALLWATVRRPFGPEAGLLAGLLFAVTPVAALMFRFNNPDALLVFLMVAAAWAMGRAVEDGRWRWLVLTGVFVGFGFLTKQLQVLLVVPGLALTYLIAGPPKLGKRVAQLFAAGAALVAAAGWWLLAVELWPTSSRPWIGGSQHNSILELTLGYNGLGRLNGNERGSVGPGGGDMPMRGGGMWGSPGIGRLFEPAQGGQIAWFIPAALVALVAGMVLCGRASRTDRRRAALILWGGWGLVTGLTFSFMAGIFHQYYTVALAPAVAALTGAGAVLLWRERERLWVRLTIALAVALTTATAWMLLSRSSTFVPWLRWAVLVVGVLATLAVLLPAPRKVAIVSAFAVAFAGLGGPVAYVVDTIATAHAGAIPSAGPNVQRFGRMPWMNGEMFGRPGAFAGPGGMQHGPGGRNSHGGQPMPGGPGAMMRPDAGFMVGNLLEAGKPSDQVVRLLEQNGGAYTWVAATTGSNSAAGFQLATQLPVMPIGGFNGSDPSPTLEQFEQYVAQGKIHYYIAGGNRGGPEGFDFGFGGSSTSRAISQWVEQHFTATTVDGVTLYDLTVTK, encoded by the coding sequence ATGACGGCCGCGCTGGCCGCGCCGCCCACCGTCTCCGGACCGGAACCCGCACCGCGACGCCGAATCACTTGGGAATTACCGGCTTTGGCCGCACTGCTGCTCGGCACCGGCATCGCCTACCTGATCAACCTGAGCGCCAACGGCTGGGCCAACTCGTTCTATTCCGCTGCGGTGCAGGCCGGTTCGGTGTCCTGGAAGGCGTTCTTCTTCGGATCCTCCGATGCGGGCAACTCCATCACCGTCGACAAGCCGCCCGCGTCGCTGTGGCTGATGGAGCTCTCGGTGCGGGCGTTCGGGCTGAACAGCTGGAGCATCCTGGTGCCGGAGGTGCTGCTCGGCGTCGCGACGGTCGCGCTGCTGTGGGCGACCGTGCGGCGGCCGTTCGGCCCAGAGGCCGGACTGCTGGCCGGATTGCTCTTCGCCGTGACTCCCGTTGCGGCGCTGATGTTCCGGTTCAACAACCCGGACGCGCTGCTGGTTTTCCTGATGGTCGCGGCGGCATGGGCGATGGGGCGCGCGGTCGAGGACGGACGCTGGCGCTGGCTGGTGCTCACCGGCGTCTTCGTCGGATTCGGTTTTCTGACAAAGCAATTGCAGGTGCTGCTGGTGGTGCCGGGGCTGGCGCTCACCTACCTGATCGCGGGGCCGCCGAAGCTCGGCAAGCGCGTGGCACAGCTGTTCGCCGCGGGCGCGGCGCTGGTGGCCGCGGCCGGCTGGTGGCTGCTCGCCGTCGAACTGTGGCCCACCTCGTCCCGGCCGTGGATCGGTGGCTCACAACATAATTCGATCCTGGAGCTCACCCTCGGCTACAACGGGCTCGGCCGTCTGAACGGCAACGAGCGCGGCAGCGTCGGTCCGGGCGGCGGCGATATGCCGATGCGCGGCGGCGGTATGTGGGGCAGTCCCGGCATCGGCAGGCTGTTCGAGCCGGCGCAGGGTGGGCAGATCGCCTGGTTCATCCCGGCCGCGCTGGTGGCACTGGTGGCCGGAATGGTGTTGTGCGGCAGGGCATCGCGCACAGATCGGCGGCGCGCCGCGCTGATCCTCTGGGGCGGTTGGGGTTTGGTGACCGGCCTGACGTTCAGCTTCATGGCGGGCATCTTCCACCAGTACTACACCGTGGCACTCGCGCCCGCGGTCGCCGCGCTCACCGGCGCCGGTGCGGTGCTGCTCTGGCGGGAGCGCGAGCGGCTGTGGGTCCGGCTGACGATCGCGCTCGCGGTGGCGCTGACCACGGCCACCGCTTGGATGCTGTTGAGCCGCAGCAGCACCTTTGTGCCGTGGCTGCGCTGGGCCGTGCTGGTCGTCGGGGTGCTCGCCACGCTCGCCGTGCTGCTGCCCGCGCCGCGCAAAGTGGCGATCGTCTCGGCGTTCGCGGTCGCGTTCGCCGGATTGGGCGGGCCGGTCGCATACGTCGTCGATACCATCGCCACCGCGCACGCGGGCGCGATTCCCAGCGCGGGACCGAATGTGCAGCGGTTCGGCAGGATGCCGTGGATGAACGGCGAAATGTTCGGCAGGCCTGGCGCTTTCGCCGGACCCGGCGGCATGCAGCACGGTCCCGGCGGCCGCAATTCGCATGGCGGACAGCCCATGCCAGGCGGTCCCGGCGCGATGATGCGCCCCGATGCGGGCTTCATGGTCGGCAACCTGCTCGAGGCGGGCAAACCGAGTGATCAGGTGGTGCGGCTGTTGGAACAGAACGGCGGCGCGTACACCTGGGTCGCGGCGACCACCGGCTCGAACAGTGCGGCGGGTTTCCAGCTGGCGACTCAGCTGCCGGTGATGCCGATCGGCGGCTTCAACGGCAGCGATCCCTCGCCGACGCTGGAGCAATTCGAACAGTATGTGGCGCAGGGAAAGATCCACTACTACATCGCCGGCGGCAATCGCGGCGGCCCGGAGGGATTCGATTTCGGCTTCGGCGGTTCGTCGACCAGCCGGGCGATCTCGCAATGGGTGGAACAGCATTTCACCGCCACGACGGTGGACGGCGTCACGCTTTACGATCTGACCGTCACCAAATAG
- a CDS encoding SDR family oxidoreductase produces the protein MADSKDIATEFFTAAAGNLHAAGQRAGVESIVAVSIIGIDGTVGGYNAAKLAHERALLEGPLPVRILRAAQFHELVELMLRWGTQGDVGYLPKQQTQLVAARTVAEALVDLATGPAPTTPDGVFPEIAGPKVETMAGAAALLAGALGAPAEVREVSDENNPDRAVYEDGRLLPGPHAVLAGPSFAEWLEATYPAE, from the coding sequence ATGGCCGATAGCAAGGACATCGCCACCGAATTCTTCACCGCCGCCGCGGGTAATCTGCACGCGGCGGGCCAGCGGGCGGGCGTCGAGTCGATCGTCGCCGTATCCATCATCGGAATCGACGGCACCGTCGGCGGTTACAACGCCGCCAAACTGGCGCATGAAAGGGCACTGCTGGAAGGCCCGCTGCCGGTTCGGATCCTGCGCGCGGCACAATTCCACGAATTGGTCGAATTGATGCTGCGGTGGGGCACTCAGGGCGATGTGGGGTACCTGCCGAAGCAGCAGACCCAATTGGTCGCGGCGCGCACCGTCGCCGAGGCGCTGGTGGATCTCGCGACGGGTCCGGCGCCGACGACGCCGGACGGCGTCTTCCCCGAAATCGCCGGTCCCAAGGTGGAAACCATGGCCGGAGCGGCGGCGCTGCTCGCGGGCGCGCTCGGCGCGCCCGCCGAGGTGCGCGAGGTGAGCGACGAAAACAACCCGGACCGCGCGGTGTACGAGGACGGCAGGCTGCTGCCCGGTCCGCACGCGGTGCTCGCCGGACCGTCCTTCGCGGAATGGCTCGAGGCCACCTACCCGGCCGAGTGA
- a CDS encoding family 1 glycosylhydrolase, with amino-acid sequence MRIRRRDLLALAAAAALPMPGIARAVPPTPPAAPLCKDFLWGVAASGFQTEGHAPDSNWTRYIASGGAEDYRDSVDFMTRYRADIDLAARLGVQVYRISVEWARVQPHPVDWDEAAFRFYDDVIAAIVAAGMRPMLTLDHWVYPGWAWDRGGWRNQGMVEDWLVNARKVVNRYAARDPLWVTFNEPVAYIGTELRIGGISGNEAPAMLDRIAQAHNEIYDTIHSNQPAAMVTSNIGYVAGAETQVNQPLVDRISAKLDFIGVDYYFAPQSESDHAVQGGVAGVPMWDLQLQPQGIYYALRHYAHLFPGRPLYVVENGMPTENGKPRADGYTRSDHLRDTVYWLQRAVAEGMHVIGYNYWSLTDNYEWGSYAPRFGLYTVDVVNDPALARNPTDAVAAYARLIRDGGVPADYRPVRPSLDCAALDSADICAETLPQP; translated from the coding sequence ATGCGGATTCGTCGACGCGATCTGCTCGCGCTCGCCGCCGCTGCCGCACTGCCGATGCCGGGTATCGCCCGCGCCGTCCCGCCGACCCCGCCGGCCGCGCCGCTCTGCAAGGACTTCCTGTGGGGCGTCGCCGCATCCGGATTCCAGACCGAAGGTCATGCGCCGGACAGCAACTGGACCCGCTACATCGCCTCCGGCGGCGCCGAGGACTACCGCGACTCCGTCGACTTCATGACGCGCTACCGGGCCGATATCGATCTGGCGGCCCGGCTCGGCGTGCAGGTGTATCGGATAAGCGTGGAATGGGCACGCGTACAACCACATCCGGTGGACTGGGACGAGGCGGCCTTCCGGTTCTACGACGATGTGATCGCCGCCATCGTCGCGGCCGGGATGCGGCCGATGCTCACCCTCGACCACTGGGTGTATCCGGGCTGGGCCTGGGACCGCGGCGGCTGGCGCAATCAGGGCATGGTCGAGGACTGGTTGGTGAACGCGCGAAAGGTGGTGAACCGCTACGCCGCTCGCGATCCGCTGTGGGTCACCTTCAATGAACCGGTCGCCTACATCGGCACCGAACTGCGCATCGGCGGCATTTCCGGAAATGAGGCGCCCGCGATGCTCGACCGAATCGCGCAGGCGCACAACGAAATCTACGACACCATCCACAGCAACCAGCCCGCCGCCATGGTGACGAGCAATATCGGCTACGTGGCCGGGGCCGAGACGCAGGTGAATCAGCCACTCGTGGACCGGATTTCGGCGAAGCTCGACTTCATCGGCGTCGACTACTACTTCGCGCCGCAATCCGAATCCGATCACGCGGTACAGGGCGGTGTCGCCGGTGTGCCGATGTGGGATCTGCAGTTGCAGCCGCAGGGGATCTACTACGCGTTGCGGCATTACGCGCACCTGTTTCCCGGCCGCCCGCTGTACGTGGTGGAGAACGGGATGCCCACCGAGAACGGCAAGCCGCGCGCCGACGGCTACACCCGCTCGGATCATTTGCGCGACACCGTGTACTGGCTACAGCGGGCGGTCGCGGAGGGGATGCACGTCATCGGCTACAACTACTGGAGCCTCACCGACAACTACGAATGGGGTAGTTACGCCCCGCGATTCGGGCTGTACACGGTGGATGTGGTGAACGACCCGGCCCTGGCCAGAAATCCCACCGACGCCGTCGCCGCCTACGCTCGCCTGATTCGCGACGGCGGCGTGCCCGCCGATTACCGCCCGGTCCGCCCGTCGCTCGACTGTGCCGCGCTGGATTCCGCCGACATCTGCGCCGAGACGCTGCCGCAGCCGTGA
- a CDS encoding TetR/AcrR family transcriptional regulator has product MATPHEPKQDRSRATRQRLLEATIDCLAEMGWAAATVAVVAERAGVSRGAAQHHFPTREDLITAALEYMFDTRTAQAKEEAAAVNAGADGVARTEAVVAGLVESYTSPLFKAALQVWTHAAADPALRERIVPLEAKFGRISHRRAVEALGVDDRDPVTHHLVQATLDMARGLGLADVLTDDSTRRKDIVQQWAATLHAALNTPNRGRDG; this is encoded by the coding sequence ATGGCGACACCCCACGAACCCAAGCAGGACCGCAGCCGGGCAACCCGGCAGCGGCTGCTGGAGGCGACCATCGACTGCCTGGCCGAAATGGGCTGGGCGGCGGCGACGGTCGCGGTGGTCGCCGAGCGGGCCGGGGTTTCGCGCGGTGCGGCGCAGCATCACTTTCCGACCAGGGAGGATCTGATCACCGCCGCGCTGGAGTACATGTTCGACACCAGAACGGCCCAAGCGAAGGAGGAGGCCGCGGCGGTCAATGCCGGCGCGGACGGCGTCGCGCGCACGGAGGCGGTGGTGGCCGGGCTGGTCGAGTCGTACACCAGCCCGCTGTTCAAGGCGGCGCTGCAGGTGTGGACGCACGCCGCCGCCGATCCGGCGCTGCGCGAGCGAATCGTGCCGCTGGAGGCCAAGTTCGGCCGCATCTCGCACCGCAGAGCGGTGGAGGCGCTCGGCGTCGACGACCGGGATCCGGTGACCCACCACCTGGTGCAGGCGACGCTCGATATGGCCCGCGGACTGGGCCTTGCCGATGTGCTCACCGACGACTCGACCCGCCGCAAGGACATCGTCCAGCAGTGGGCCGCGACATTGCATGCCGCGCTCAACACCCCGAATCGGGGACGGGACGGCTGA
- a CDS encoding enoyl-CoA hydratase family protein: MTQNGTAPYIRYEVESGFATLTFDSPHNRNALSSKLVAELIAGLDRAAADPSVRGIVLAHTGNTFCAGADLSEASNADPAVAADERTRVMIGVLRRLVEIPKPVLARIDGNVRAGGMGIVAACDIVVAGPASSFALTEVRIGLAPFMISLTLLPRLDARAASRYYLTGEKFGPEEAERIGMVTVAADDPAAEVARLCGELRKGSPQGLAEAKRLVNAAILAEFDTSAEELARRSASFFGTPETQEGMLAFLQRRPPSWAAESGRAE; the protein is encoded by the coding sequence ATGACGCAGAACGGCACCGCGCCGTATATCCGGTATGAGGTCGAATCCGGTTTCGCCACACTGACTTTCGATTCGCCGCACAATCGCAACGCGCTGTCGTCGAAATTGGTCGCCGAATTGATCGCCGGGCTGGACCGGGCGGCCGCGGACCCGTCGGTGCGCGGAATAGTGTTGGCGCACACCGGCAATACCTTCTGCGCGGGCGCGGATCTGAGCGAGGCGAGCAATGCCGACCCGGCCGTCGCCGCCGACGAGCGCACCAGGGTGATGATCGGCGTGCTGCGGCGGCTGGTCGAGATCCCCAAGCCGGTGCTCGCGCGGATCGATGGCAATGTGCGGGCGGGCGGCATGGGCATCGTGGCCGCCTGCGACATCGTGGTCGCGGGGCCCGCCAGCTCGTTCGCGCTCACCGAGGTGCGAATCGGCTTGGCGCCCTTCATGATTTCACTCACACTGCTGCCGAGGCTGGATGCCAGGGCCGCGAGCCGCTACTACCTGACCGGCGAGAAGTTCGGTCCCGAGGAGGCCGAGCGGATCGGCATGGTAACCGTCGCGGCCGACGATCCGGCGGCCGAGGTGGCCCGGCTGTGCGGCGAGCTGCGCAAGGGTTCGCCGCAGGGCTTGGCCGAGGCGAAACGGCTGGTGAACGCGGCCATACTGGCCGAATTCGATACCTCGGCCGAGGAGTTGGCCCGCCGCTCGGCCAGTTTCTTCGGCACGCCGGAAACCCAGGAGGGCATGCTCGCCTTCCTGCAGCGCCGTCCGCCGAGCTGGGCGGCCGAATCGGGCCGGGCAGAATAA
- a CDS encoding acyl-CoA dehydrogenase family protein, which translates to MSFIETEEQKALRSAVAALAAKFNYRDYVLPKARKNEPLTELWDEAGKLGFLGVNLPEEYGGGGAGMYELSLVMEELSAHGAGLLLMVVSPAICGTIITKYGTDEQKRRWLPKLADGSGKMVFGITEPDAGSNSHQITTTARRDGDDWILNGRKIFISGVDQAEAVLIVSRTEDHKTGKLKPALFIVPTDAPGFHKTPQEMDIIEPDHQFTLFLDDVRLPSDALVGKEDAALMQLFAGLNPERIMGAAMAVGMGRYAIERAVEYARERQVWKTPIGAHQGISHPLAQVKIEVELAKLMMQKAATLYDAGDEMGAAEAANMAKYAAAEASIKALDQAIQTHGGSGLTREYGLAAMLAAARIGRIAPVSREMVLNFVAQYSLGLPKSY; encoded by the coding sequence ATGAGCTTCATCGAAACCGAAGAGCAGAAGGCGCTGCGGTCCGCGGTGGCCGCGCTCGCCGCCAAATTCAACTACCGCGACTACGTGCTGCCCAAGGCGCGCAAGAACGAGCCGCTCACCGAATTGTGGGACGAGGCGGGCAAACTCGGCTTTCTCGGGGTGAACCTGCCGGAGGAATACGGCGGTGGCGGCGCGGGCATGTACGAGCTGTCGCTGGTGATGGAGGAGCTTTCGGCCCACGGCGCGGGCCTGCTGCTGATGGTGGTGTCCCCGGCCATCTGCGGCACCATCATCACCAAATACGGCACCGACGAGCAGAAGCGGCGCTGGCTGCCGAAGCTCGCCGACGGTTCCGGCAAGATGGTTTTCGGCATCACCGAACCCGATGCGGGCTCCAATTCGCATCAGATCACCACCACCGCGCGCCGCGATGGCGACGACTGGATCCTCAACGGCCGCAAGATCTTCATCTCCGGCGTCGATCAGGCCGAGGCGGTGCTGATCGTCTCGCGCACCGAGGATCACAAGACCGGCAAGCTCAAGCCCGCGCTGTTCATCGTGCCGACCGATGCCCCCGGCTTCCACAAGACGCCGCAGGAAATGGACATCATCGAGCCGGACCATCAGTTCACGCTGTTCCTCGACGATGTGCGGCTGCCGTCGGATGCCTTGGTCGGCAAGGAGGATGCCGCGCTGATGCAGCTGTTCGCCGGCCTGAATCCGGAGCGCATCATGGGTGCGGCGATGGCGGTGGGCATGGGTCGCTACGCCATCGAGCGGGCCGTCGAATACGCCAGGGAGCGGCAGGTGTGGAAGACGCCGATCGGTGCGCACCAAGGCATTTCGCATCCGCTGGCTCAGGTGAAGATCGAGGTGGAGCTGGCCAAACTGATGATGCAGAAGGCCGCGACGCTCTACGACGCCGGTGACGAGATGGGTGCCGCCGAGGCCGCGAATATGGCGAAATACGCTGCGGCCGAGGCCAGTATCAAGGCGCTCGATCAGGCCATCCAGACGCACGGCGGTTCCGGCCTCACCCGCGAATACGGCCTGGCGGCCATGCTCGCCGCGGCCAGGATCGGCCGGATCGCGCCGGTGAGCCGGGAGATGGTGCTCAACTTCGTCGCGCAGTACTCACTCGGCCTGCCCAAGTCCTACTAG
- a CDS encoding acetyl/propionyl/methylcrotonyl-CoA carboxylase subunit alpha, which yields MTASRSDSVGGGGRATGGPISTVLVANRGEIARRVFTTCRRMGLSTVAVYSDADAAAPHVTEADAAVRLPGNTPAETYLRGDLVIEAALAAGADAIHPGYGFLSENADFARSVQAAGLVWIGPPVAAIEQMGSKVASKKLMDAAGVPVLAELDPAEVTAAQLPVLIKASAGGGGRGMRVVRDLAELNDQIEAARREAESAFGDPTVFCERYLETGRHIEVQVMADAHGTIWAVGERECSIQRRHQKVVEEAPSPLVERIESMRERLFDAARLAAGAIGYTGAGTVEFLADEQGDFFFLEMNTRLQVEHPVTECTTGLDLVRLQLTVADGGALPAEPPAMRGHSIEVRLYAEDPAHEWQPQSGIVHRIDIPSVTTEFDLLDRPGVRLDSGVVDGSAVGVHYDPMLAKVISYAETRAEAARLLANALHRAKLHGLVTNRDLLVRVLRHPAFLAGDTDTAFFETHGLSTIAAPLVSEGDEALSIVAAALADAAANRGAARVGGGLPSGWRNLPSQSQVKLYESRTSGVHEVGYRFTRGAVAVDGHDGLELIESAPTTVVFAVPGERGPVRRQFEVARYGDLVCVDSPLGPVSARRLRRFSDPADQVATGSLLAPMPGSVIRLGAQVGAPVAAGQPILWLEAMKMEHTIAAPAAGVLTALNVTVGQQVDVGTVLAVVEPVETVEPAAN from the coding sequence ATGACAGCATCGCGTAGCGATTCGGTGGGGGGCGGTGGCCGGGCGACGGGTGGGCCGATATCGACTGTGTTGGTTGCCAACCGCGGCGAGATCGCGCGACGGGTGTTCACCACCTGCCGCCGCATGGGTTTGAGCACCGTCGCGGTGTATTCCGACGCGGATGCCGCGGCCCCGCACGTCACGGAAGCCGATGCTGCCGTTCGGCTTCCGGGCAATACCCCGGCCGAGACCTATCTGCGCGGCGATCTGGTGATCGAGGCCGCGCTCGCGGCGGGCGCCGACGCCATCCACCCCGGATACGGATTCCTTTCCGAGAACGCGGATTTCGCGCGGTCGGTGCAGGCGGCGGGACTGGTGTGGATCGGGCCGCCGGTGGCGGCGATCGAGCAGATGGGCTCCAAGGTCGCCTCGAAGAAGCTGATGGACGCCGCCGGTGTTCCGGTGCTGGCCGAACTGGATCCGGCCGAGGTGACGGCGGCGCAGCTGCCGGTGTTGATCAAGGCGTCGGCGGGTGGCGGCGGGCGCGGTATGCGGGTGGTGCGCGATCTCGCCGAGTTGAACGACCAGATCGAGGCCGCGCGTAGGGAGGCCGAATCCGCGTTCGGCGATCCCACGGTCTTCTGCGAGCGCTATCTCGAGACCGGGCGGCATATCGAGGTCCAGGTGATGGCCGACGCGCACGGCACCATCTGGGCGGTCGGCGAGCGCGAATGTTCGATTCAGCGCAGACATCAGAAGGTGGTCGAGGAGGCGCCGTCGCCGCTCGTCGAGCGCATCGAGTCCATGCGCGAGCGGTTGTTCGACGCGGCGCGGTTGGCCGCGGGCGCGATCGGCTACACCGGTGCGGGCACGGTCGAATTCCTGGCCGACGAGCAGGGCGATTTCTTCTTCCTGGAGATGAATACCCGTCTGCAGGTGGAACATCCGGTCACCGAATGCACCACGGGGCTCGATCTGGTGCGGTTGCAGCTGACGGTCGCCGACGGCGGCGCGCTACCCGCCGAACCGCCCGCCATGCGCGGTCATTCGATCGAGGTCCGGCTGTACGCCGAGGATCCGGCGCACGAGTGGCAGCCGCAGAGCGGCATCGTTCATCGCATCGATATCCCCTCGGTGACAACGGAATTCGATCTTCTGGACCGGCCCGGCGTGCGTCTGGATTCGGGTGTCGTCGACGGTTCGGCGGTCGGCGTGCACTACGACCCGATGCTGGCCAAGGTCATCTCCTACGCCGAAACCCGCGCCGAGGCGGCGCGTTTGCTCGCCAACGCATTGCATCGGGCGAAGCTGCACGGCCTGGTGACCAACCGGGATCTGCTGGTCCGGGTGTTGCGTCATCCGGCCTTCCTGGCGGGCGATACCGATACCGCCTTCTTCGAGACACACGGATTGTCCACTATCGCAGCACCTTTGGTCTCCGAGGGTGATGAGGCGCTGTCCATCGTCGCGGCCGCGCTCGCCGATGCCGCGGCGAATCGCGGTGCCGCCCGCGTCGGCGGTGGTCTGCCGAGTGGCTGGCGTAACCTCCCGTCGCAGTCGCAGGTGAAGCTGTACGAGAGCCGGACGAGCGGAGTGCACGAGGTCGGTTACCGATTCACCCGCGGCGCGGTGGCGGTGGACGGGCACGACGGGCTCGAACTCATCGAATCCGCGCCGACCACAGTGGTTTTCGCGGTGCCGGGGGAAAGAGGCCCGGTCCGTAGACAATTCGAAGTGGCCCGCTACGGCGATCTGGTGTGCGTCGACTCGCCGCTCGGCCCGGTGAGCGCGCGCAGGCTGCGGCGCTTCAGCGACCCGGCGGATCAGGTGGCCACCGGATCGTTGCTCGCGCCGATGCCCGGCAGCGTGATCCGGCTCGGCGCGCAGGTCGGCGCGCCGGTGGCGGCCGGACAGCCGATTTTGTGGCTGGAGGCGATGAAGATGGAGCACACCATCGCCGCGCCCGCCGCGGGCGTGCTGACCGCACTGAACGTCACCGTCGGCCAGCAGGTCGACGTCGGCACCGTACTCGCGGTGGTCGAACCCGTCGAAACCGTCGAACCCGCCGCAAATTAG